The Etheostoma cragini isolate CJK2018 chromosome 15, CSU_Ecrag_1.0, whole genome shotgun sequence genome window below encodes:
- the kdm8 gene encoding lysine-specific demethylase 8: MATLWSKISAVLPHNEEQFPLQFSDKVESSVVEMLRRSRLQLYSDSTSASRMLNAQIILDFSWEKLNMGTWRHVDKEWRRVYSYGCLFKVGALCREDPSADEVLQAVRTCDMGLLMGAAIMDNILQVIVQILQDEVRKSIKEEEENDLTEAKRIKMENPRTPVIKEELAVPRIKCPSLESFNTNYLLPLKPVILEGIIEHWPALNQHPWSIEYLRSVAGCRTVPVEVGSRYTDEEWSQTLLTVNEFIDRYILNKDGGKGVGYLAQHQLFDQIPELKEDIRPPDYCCLGEGDEDDITVNAWFGPGGTVSPLHQDPQQNFLAQVVGSKYIRLYSPQDTDKLYPHQSQLLHNTSQVEVENPDTERFPEFSKAPYVECVLQPGDVLFIPVQHWHYVRSLELSFSVSFWWS, translated from the exons ATGGCCACACTCTGGTCCAAGATCTCTGCTGTTCTGCCTCATAATGAGGAACAGTTTCCACTGCAGTTCAGTGACAAAGTAGAGTCAAGTGTAGTGGAAATGCTGAGACGGTCTAGGCTGCAGCTGTACAGCGACTCTACGAGCGCCAGCCGAATGCTAAATGCTCAGATCATTTTGGATTTTTCGTGGGAGAAACTCAACATGGGAACATGGCGCCACGTGGACAAAGAATGGAGACGGGTTTATTCGTACGGCTGTCTGTTCAAAGTAGGCGCTCTGTGTCGTGAAGACCCGTCAGCGGACGAGGTCCTGCAAGCTGTGAGGACTTGTGACATGGGTTTACTCATGGGTGCAGCCATCATGGACAATATACTTCAGGTTATTGTTCAGATTCTGCAAGATGAAGTAAGGAAGTccattaaagaagaagaagaaaatgaccTCACTGAGGCCAAG AGAATAAAGATGGAGAACCCACGTACTCCTGTGATCAAAGAAGAGTTGGCAGTTCCCAGGATAAAGTGTCCTTCACTGGAGAGCTTTAACACAAACTACCTGCTCCCCCTCAAACCAGTGATTTTAGAGGGGATCATTGAGCACTGGCCTGCACTCAACCAGCACCCCTGgag CATAGAATACTTGAGGTCTGTTGCTGGCTGTCGGACTGTTCCTGTCGAGGTGGGATCCAGGTACACAGACGAGGAATGGTCACAGACACTGCTTACGGTCAATGAATTCATTGATCgatacattttgaataaa GACGGAGGAAAAGGTGTGGGTTATCTCGCTCAACACCAGCTTTTTGATCAG ATACCAGAGCTAAAGGAAGACATCCGCCCTCCTGATTACTGCTGCCTTGGCGAAGGAGATGAAGACGACATTACTGTAAATGCGTGGTTCGGGCCCGGAGGTACTGTGTCTCCTCTTCACCAAGACCCTCAGCAGAACTTCCTGGCACAG GTTGTGGGAAGCAAATACATTCGCCTATATTCCCCACAGGACACAGACAAGCTGTACCCTCATCAATCACAGCTCCTTCATAACACCAGTCAG gtggaggtggagaACCCAGACACAGAACGCTTCCCGGAATTTTCCAAGGCTCCGTATGTGGAATGTGTGTTGCAGCCTGGAGACGTGCTGTTCATCCCCGTCCAACACTGGCATTACGTTCGATCCTTAGAGCTCAGCTTCTCTGTCAGCTTCTGGTGGTCATGA